A genomic region of Papaver somniferum cultivar HN1 chromosome 7, ASM357369v1, whole genome shotgun sequence contains the following coding sequences:
- the LOC113296346 gene encoding uncharacterized protein LOC113296346: MRNNAEDVIILDYFRVNHRRVKFLQPTGCFWEPPEENDIQLCCDGAARGNPGVAGAGVVERNARCLVLGAMSIGLGVTTNYLAEFYGILVGMEWAVRGELGEFAFGLILIVLLKLLRAPIFLGLLSKGGLQEENFSADAMAKRGCLLNEEEGLHYDGRPDFLISVEFPNVAYYRFK, translated from the exons ATGCGAAACAATGCTGAAGATGTAATAATTCTTGATTATTTCCGTGTTAATCATAGAAGGGTGAAATTTCTTCAACCAACTGGATGTTTTTGGGAACCTCCGGAGGAGAATGATATTCAACTTTGCTGTGATGGGGCGGCGAGAGGGAATCCTGGTGTTGCAGGAGCTGGTGTGGTGGAAAGAAATGCGCGTTGTTTAGTTCTTGGTGCTATGTCTATAGGCCTGGGAGTTACAACTAATTATTTGGCAGAATTTTATGGTATTTTGGTGGGTATGGAATGGGCTGTAAGAGGGGAGTTAGGCGAATTTGCATTCGGTCTGATTCTTATAGTGTTATTGAAGCTTTTAAGAgcaccaatattccttggtttgctaaGCAAAGGTGGGTTGCA GGAGGAGAACTTCTCTGCGGATGCTATGGCTAAACGGGGATGTCTTCTCAATGAGGAGGAAGGTTTACATTATGATGGAAGACCTGATTTTTTGATTTCAGTTGAATTTCCAAATGTTGCTTATTACAGATTCAAGtag